The Rattus rattus isolate New Zealand chromosome 1, Rrattus_CSIRO_v1, whole genome shotgun sequence genome includes a region encoding these proteins:
- the Smim24 gene encoding small integral membrane protein 24: MDTLGRLLLLATLFLTPAEAQQASERRLKPWLVGLAAVVGFLFIVFILMLVNRVWCSKDRAEDEEATFRMDHIVNQNSKPSKADKKKQKVGRKGGQSNEGLDLEEEFSDDERDKKTAL; the protein is encoded by the exons ATGGACACCCTGggcaggctgctgctgctggctacaCTGTTTCTGACTCCCGCTGAGGCCCAGCAGG CTTCAGAGCGCCGCCTGAAGCCCTGGCTGGTGGGCCTGGCTGCTGTAGTGGGCTTCCTGTTTATAGTCTTCATCCTCATGCTGGTTAATCGTGTGTGGTGCTCCAAAGACAG AGCAGAGGATGAAGAGGCTACATTCAGAATGGACCACATTGTGAATCAGAACTCAAAGCCAAG TAAAGCAgacaagaagaagcagaaggtggGCAGGAAGGGTGGACAGAGCAATGAAGGCTTGGACCTGGAGGAGGAGTTCTCAGACGATgagagagacaagaaaacagCCTTGTAA
- the LOC116889857 gene encoding uncharacterized protein LOC116889857 has protein sequence MAGSLDEREAEDWSPAPPMYEEYRPPALDTIRLPRYALYLLMAAILVVAVAYAIVGHLIKDLAHDLADWAFGPKPDQEEGPRELRASLAAEDLEELDLQLALAWRGEEDPAYAPRRTSIAFKDPPVQTNFWRLD, from the exons ATGGCAGGATCATTGGatgaaagagaggcagaggactGGAGCCCAGCCCCTCCGATGTATGAGGAATACCGGCCGCCCGCGCTGGACACCATCCGCCTGCCTCGCTATGCCCTGTATCTGCTGATGGCCGCCATCCTGGTGGTGGCCGTGGCCTACGCCATTGTTGGTCACCTCATCAAAGATCTAGCTCATGACCTGGCTG ACTGGGCCTTTGGCCCTAAGCCTGACCAGGAGGAAGGTCCCCGAGAGCTGCGGGCCAGCTTGGCCGCGGAGGACCTGGAAGAGCTGGATCTTCAGCTGGCCCTGGCCTGGCGTGGGGAGGAGGACCCTGCCTATGCCCCTCGCCGCACCTCCATTGCCTTCAAGGACCCGCCGGTGCAAACCAACTTTTGGAGGCTGGACTAA
- the Dohh gene encoding deoxyhypusine hydroxylase, with the protein MVTEQEVEAIGKALVDSTQPLQARFRALFTLRGLGGPDAISWISRGFGDSSALLKHELAYCLGQMRDPRAIPVLVSVLQDRNQEPMVRHEAGEALGAIGNPEVLGLLKQYSTDPVVEVAETCQLAVRRLEWLQQHPGEATCAGPYLSVDPAPPAAEGDVGRLRETLLDEAQPLFERYRAMFALRNVGGKEAALALAEGLKCGSALFRHEVGYVLGQLQHEAAVSELAATLARTTESPMVRHECAEALGAIARPACLAALREYITDPERVVRESCEVALDMYEYENGQDFQYADGLERLRPPP; encoded by the exons ATGGTAACAGAACAGGAGGTAGAGGCCATAGGGAAAGCCCTAGTGGACTCCACGCAGCCCCTGCAGGCCCGCTTCCGTGCCCTGTTTACCCTGCGGGGACTTGGTGGCCCCGATGCTATCTCCTGGATCAGCCGAGGCTTTGGGGACAGCTCTGCCCTTCTGAAGCACGAGCTAGCCTACTGCCTGGGCCAGATGAGGGACCCACGAGCCATCCCTGTGCTGGTGTCTGTCCTGCAGGACAGGAACCAGGAGCCCATGGTGCGTCATGAGGCAG GGGAAGCACTGGGGGCGATTGGTAACCCGGAAGTTCTAGGCCTCCTGAAGCAGTATTCCACCGACCCAGTGGTTGAG GTGGCTGAGACGTGCCAGCTCGCTGTTAGGCGTCTAGAGTGGCTACAGCAGCACCCGGGGGAGGCCACATGTGCAGGACCCTACCTCTCAGTAGACCCTGCACCCCCTGCGGCAGAAGGTGATGTGGGGCGGCTGCGGGAGACCCTGCTGGATGAGGCGCAGCCACTCTTCGAGCGTTACCGTGCCATGTTTGCCCTGCGCAATGTGGGTGGCAAGGAGGCTGCCTTGGCCCTGGCTGAAG GCCTGAAGTGTGGCAGTGCGCTCTTCCGACACGAGGTGGGCTATGTGCTAGGTCAGCTGCAGCACGAAGCAGCCGTGTCTGAACTGGCAGCCACATTGGCACGGACCACTGAGAGCCCCATGGTACGACATGAGTGCGCAGAGGCCCTGGGTGCCATCGCCAGGCCTGCTTGCCTGGCTGCACTGCGGGAGTACATCACGGACCCTGAGCGAGTGGTGCGGGAGAGCTGCGAGGTAGCACTGGACATGTACGAGTATGAAAATGGCCAGGACTTCCAGTACGCAGACGGGCTCGAGCGCCTGAGGCCACCGCCCTGA